In a genomic window of Maridesulfovibrio ferrireducens:
- a CDS encoding flagellin, whose amino-acid sequence MSLVINHNLMAMTAQRNLDTAYGNLGVSTRRLSSGLRVGTAADDAAGLAIRELMRADVKSLNQGMRNANDAISMIQTADGALQVIDEKLIRMKELATQASTGTYNSDQRLIIDSEFQAMASEITRIANATDFNGIHLLNGNLSGAASAHNGNGLHATGPMKVHFGTGNDSSEDYYYISVGTSTASALGVNTAISTQALAQQALDKIQNAIISKDKIRANLGAMQNRLENTITNLSIQAENVQASESRISDVDVASEMTEFVRNQILTQAAVAMLSQANSLPKMAMQLIGG is encoded by the coding sequence ATGTCCTTAGTCATTAACCACAACCTTATGGCCATGACCGCCCAACGCAATCTCGATACAGCGTACGGCAATCTCGGCGTCTCCACCCGGCGCCTTTCATCTGGCTTGAGAGTCGGAACCGCAGCTGATGATGCTGCCGGACTGGCAATTCGCGAACTTATGCGTGCTGATGTTAAATCTCTGAATCAGGGTATGAGAAACGCCAATGACGCGATTTCCATGATTCAGACCGCAGACGGAGCATTGCAGGTTATCGATGAAAAGCTCATCCGCATGAAAGAACTTGCAACTCAGGCATCTACCGGTACTTATAACTCCGATCAGCGCCTGATTATCGATTCTGAATTTCAGGCAATGGCATCGGAAATTACCCGTATTGCAAACGCAACAGATTTCAACGGAATTCATCTGTTAAACGGTAACCTTTCCGGAGCGGCTTCTGCCCATAACGGTAATGGGTTGCACGCAACAGGACCTATGAAGGTTCACTTCGGAACCGGCAACGATTCTTCTGAAGATTACTATTATATTTCAGTCGGCACTTCCACAGCCTCTGCTCTCGGTGTAAACACCGCGATTTCAACTCAGGCTTTGGCCCAGCAGGCTCTGGATAAGATTCAGAACGCAATTATTTCAAAAGATAAGATCCGTGCGAATCTCGGTGCTATGCAGAACAGGTTGGAAAATACCATCACCAACCTTTCAATTCAGGCTGAAAACGTTCAGGCATCGGAATCTCGTATCTCCGACGTCGACGTAGCAAGCGAAATGACTGAATTTGTTCGTAACCAGATTCTCACACAGGCCGCGGTGGCAATGCTGTCACAGGCTAACTCGCTACCGAAGATGGCAATGCAGCTCATAGGCGGATAA